In a single window of the Caloenas nicobarica isolate bCalNic1 chromosome 8, bCalNic1.hap1, whole genome shotgun sequence genome:
- the AP1S3 gene encoding AP-1 complex subunit sigma-3 isoform X2, whose protein sequence is MIHFILLFSRQGKLRLQKWYTTLPDKEKKKIIREIVQIILSRNQKTSSFVDWKDLKLVYKRYASLYFCCAIEDQDNELLTLEVVHRYVELLDRYFGNVCELDIIFNFEKAYFILDEFIIGGEVQETSKRSAVKAIEDSDMLQETVEEYMNKPAF, encoded by the exons ATACACTTCATACTGCTGTTCAGTCGGCAGGGGAAATTAAGGCTTCAGAAATGGTACACGACGCTGCCtgataaagagaagaaaaagatcaTTCGAGAAATTGTTCAGATTATTTTGTCTCGCAATCAAAAAACAAGTAGTTTTGTTGACTGGAAAGACCTCAAGCTTGTTTACAAAAG GTATGCCAGTTTGTATTTTTGCTGTGCAATAGAAGACCAGGATAATGAGCTCCTGACACTAGAGGTCGTTCATCGATACGTGGAGCTTCTGGACAGATACTTTGGAAAC GTATGCGAGCTGGATATTatctttaattttgaaaaagcatattttattcttgatgaGTTTATAATTGGTGGAGAAGTACAAGAAACTTCAAAGAGGTCTGCAGTGAAAGCCATAGAAGACTCTGACATGTTGCAGGAG acaGTGGAAGAGTACATGAACAAGCCtgcattttaa
- the AP1S3 gene encoding AP-1 complex subunit sigma-3 isoform X1, with protein MWQIHFILLFSRQGKLRLQKWYTTLPDKEKKKIIREIVQIILSRNQKTSSFVDWKDLKLVYKRYASLYFCCAIEDQDNELLTLEVVHRYVELLDRYFGNVCELDIIFNFEKAYFILDEFIIGGEVQETSKRSAVKAIEDSDMLQETVEEYMNKPAF; from the exons ATACACTTCATACTGCTGTTCAGTCGGCAGGGGAAATTAAGGCTTCAGAAATGGTACACGACGCTGCCtgataaagagaagaaaaagatcaTTCGAGAAATTGTTCAGATTATTTTGTCTCGCAATCAAAAAACAAGTAGTTTTGTTGACTGGAAAGACCTCAAGCTTGTTTACAAAAG GTATGCCAGTTTGTATTTTTGCTGTGCAATAGAAGACCAGGATAATGAGCTCCTGACACTAGAGGTCGTTCATCGATACGTGGAGCTTCTGGACAGATACTTTGGAAAC GTATGCGAGCTGGATATTatctttaattttgaaaaagcatattttattcttgatgaGTTTATAATTGGTGGAGAAGTACAAGAAACTTCAAAGAGGTCTGCAGTGAAAGCCATAGAAGACTCTGACATGTTGCAGGAG acaGTGGAAGAGTACATGAACAAGCCtgcattttaa
- the AP1S3 gene encoding AP-1 complex subunit sigma-3 isoform X3 gives MWQIHFILLFSRQGKLRLQKWYTTLPDKEKKKIIREIVQIILSRNQKTSSFVDWKDLKLVYKRYASLYFCCAIEDQDNELLTLEVVHRYVELLDRYFGNVCELDIIFNFEKAYFILDEFIIGGEVQETSKRSAVKAIEDSDMLQEVVKDPL, from the exons ATACACTTCATACTGCTGTTCAGTCGGCAGGGGAAATTAAGGCTTCAGAAATGGTACACGACGCTGCCtgataaagagaagaaaaagatcaTTCGAGAAATTGTTCAGATTATTTTGTCTCGCAATCAAAAAACAAGTAGTTTTGTTGACTGGAAAGACCTCAAGCTTGTTTACAAAAG GTATGCCAGTTTGTATTTTTGCTGTGCAATAGAAGACCAGGATAATGAGCTCCTGACACTAGAGGTCGTTCATCGATACGTGGAGCTTCTGGACAGATACTTTGGAAAC GTATGCGAGCTGGATATTatctttaattttgaaaaagcatattttattcttgatgaGTTTATAATTGGTGGAGAAGTACAAGAAACTTCAAAGAGGTCTGCAGTGAAAGCCATAGAAGACTCTGACATGTTGCAGGAG GTAGTGAAAGATCCGTTGTAA